From a single Lates calcarifer isolate ASB-BC8 linkage group LG12, TLL_Latcal_v3, whole genome shotgun sequence genomic region:
- the tpgs2 gene encoding tubulin polyglutamylase complex subunit 2, with amino-acid sequence MEDIKESLAFKGVAERLTLGITRILENMPGVVDVRFVEREPAEKRSLLSWEQKNTCILPEDLRDFYLTTDGFTLTWSVKLDNECVPLGCMMVNSVARLCPLLQPVSLFSLPNAPSLADLDWEENSTESGSERAPAAPHFDARSRIFELDSCGGNGKVCLVYKNCTPGVVAQQSEIWFLDRSLCWHFLTATFTSYYRLMITHLGLPEWQYAFTPYGPSPQAKQWASLYQPLTFSSELSVADPAGDTYLNKLDPTRAFKGKAKVPAPKKKQSTQCSSGSSAKSQGSTGRHSGTKR; translated from the exons ATGGAAGATATAAAAGAGAGCTTAGCGTTTAAAGGTGTTGCTGAGAGGCTGACGCTGGGCATTACTCGAATACTCG AAAACATGCCAGGCGTGGTCGATGTACGTTTCGTAGAGAGGGAGCCTGCGGAGAAGAGGAGCCTGCTATCATGGGAACAG AAAAACACTTGTATTTTGCCGGAAGACCTGCGAGATTTCTATTTGACAACGGATGGATTTACACTAACCTGGAGCGTTAAACTAGACA atGAGTGTGTTCCCTTAGGATGCATGATGGTTAACAGTGTGGCCAGGCTATGCCCACTGCTCCAGCCAGTAtcacttttctctcttcctaATGCACCCTCATTGGCTGACCTGGACTGGGAGGAAAACAGCACAGAAAGTG GGTCGGAGCGTGCCCCTGCTGCACCCCATTTTGATGCCCGGAGCCGCATCTTCGAGTTGGATTCGTGTGGTGGGAATGGCaaggtgtgcttggtctacaaaAACTGCACTCCag gtgtggTAGCCCAGCAGAGTGAAATCTGGTTCCTCGATCGCTCTCTGTGCTGGCATTTTCTGACAGCAACCTTCACCTCTTACTACCGACTGATGATAACCCACCTGGGTCTGCCTGAATGGCAGTATGCCTTCACTCCTTATGGCCCCAGCCCCCAAGCCAAG CAGTGGGCATCCCTGTACCAACCGCTGACCTTCAGCAGTGAGCTCAGCGTGGCTGATCCTGCCGGAGATACTTATCTCAACAAGCTGGATCCCACTAGGGCTTTTAAAGGCAAAGCCAAGGTACCGGCCCCAAAGAAGAAGCAGTCAACACAATGCAGCTCAGGGAGCTCAGCCAAGAGCCAAGGGAGCACAGGAA